ccccccccccccatcctcTACATGCACCAACCGTGCACCGATACCGTATTGCGAGGAATTAACAATCCTCCTCTCAGTCTATGTACAGATTTCAATCTACCTTATATATAGCCACTGTGTTGCATCTGCATGCCCCCAGGCTATGCAAGTCTATAttctaaaataataattattgttgaaagAAGTTTCCATGGAACGGATTTTTTTGCAACTGTATCTCCAAAGAACGCATCCATACAAAGAGAGACTATTAACTTCGTTTTCACTATCATATCATATCACACCGTTTATAACCCACACGCTATATTACTCTTTTGTttgtattatgtataattatatacgtatagTTCATAGACTAGGTTACAGATTAATATTAGCTCTATATAGTTTCTGTGTACCTTTGCCCTATTATTGGCATAAACTTCTTTTATAAAAAAAACTACCACTGTAGCCGGGGCTgttgactatcacaatgaaagactacaggccgagggctgtgatctaatgaaagactacaggagggctgtgatctaatgagAAAGATCAcaggagggctgtgatctaatgaaagactacaggagacctgttgactatcacaatgaaagacGACAGGAAAGTTTCCCGGAAAGTTTCCCGGAAAGTTTCCCGGCCACCCACCTACAGCTCCGGAGCCCCGGTTTATAACCCACACGCTACATGGGTGAACTGCAACAAGTCAAAAACGTAGGAGGAAGGGGATCTTTTAGcttcgatttcaggccgcactgaagatgagaCTACCGTactggtagctagctagctagctagggatCTTTGTGTATAAGCTAAAGCTGAGGCTGAACACAGACAAGTTAACGTACTTGGGTATCAGGTACAGTGTTTTGATCGAAACAGTGCGGGAGTTTACAGAGAAGAGGCAAGGTTGTTTCAGGAAGCTCTTTGATCTTACTTGCACGAGGGGATAaccagccccgcccactaaCATGCTAAAAGTGGGCGTAGCTGATGACAGAGTCATGGAAACAAGCTAAAGTCAAAAGAGTGAGAAATGAGTTCCAGTGCTCAAGCAGAGAGTGTTATAAAGAACATTATACGAGAGATTTGTCTGGAGTGTAGCTCCCAAGGGCAGAATGTCTCTGAAACCTTGGCTGCTTTCATGGTATGAGTATTTTAtcatacaataattttatgctgGCATTTAGTACTGTCCTGTCACAGGTGAAAGCTGCTGTGCTCGACCCTGATAATGAGTTCAATGTTGAGCGGACGCTGACCAAAGAAGACGTCCAAAAACTCATACAGGTATAGAGAAATTTGGACACATGGCTTTGGCCCAATCGATATTATTATAGATCGTTTGTTTTTGACTATGGTTccttgtgtgcatgtacagacgTGTGTGAGTCACCTGCTGGACCTCACCTCTCCTGCTCTGGACACAGTTAAGATGCAGGTCCACTTTGATATGAATTACTCTTCAAGATGTAAGAGCACTCTCATCATCCACAATCCTTTTATAATCGTTTACCCGTACAAAATCTATCAGATAACAATGCCTGTGTTTACTGTCTACCTGACCTATCCTGTTGAACATTCACAGCCAGCTTAACAGCCTCCATTTCTCCATTTCCTCTCAGCTGAGTTCTTGCAAGAGCATCGCCATGTTTTAGAGGCTCGATTGGAGCCCATTATACGGGACATAGCTGACACCAGAGCTAGGAGCAGGGAGGAGCTAGAAGGTAATTACTGGCTGTATAATAAGCCATAATCTGTATTACTAGACCTTTCTGAGCTCCTAGCTATGGCTGATGGAAACTGTTCTGAGTGGTGTGTTTCTGCAGGTTTATACAGGAAGATAGTTTCGTATGCTCTCCTTCGCTCTGGTCTGGGTTCCCCCACTGAGATTGCCGTGGTCAGGGAAGCTACTGGTGAATCTATTAACCACTACCATTAGATTTAGATACCTGAACAAAGTGGTTATTATTCCACTATGACCTCCCCAGCTGCCCTCCAGAGTGTGTTTCCCCAGGCCGAGCTGGGTACATTCATGGCTCTGAGTAAACTGGACAAGGAGAAACAACTGAGGGAACTGACCAGTATCGTGACTGGCATCAGACTATTCAACAAGGAATGTGGGAAGGGAGGAGCTGGCATAGACGATTGTGAGTACATGGGTAGAGAATCCAAGTTGCTTTGTGTtgtaaaaattaatgccaGTTGTCTAGGCATATGCAGTGGTATCTTTGgacggccataacttgtgtttgGATGGCCTAATTTCAACTGTTTAATGATTTTCTAGGGGCTCAAAGTGAGCTCTTTCAAATGGCATATTAAAATCAAAGGTCATTTTCAAGGCCATTTttgacaaaaaagcgtgggctatatataggtgGGGGAAAAGTGCGAAATAAGGTCTGGGAAAAAATATTGAGCTGAACATATCATCTGGAAGagctctttctaagctttcggaaaatcaaCAAATTATTAAGATTGGACCAACGGTTCGCAAGTTATTTTCGTTCAAAGATTGTTAATCTAACCTTGGTGATTTTTCCAATTAGGGTATGTTTTGATAGCTATCTTTTGAGTGCTCATAACTTGAGCTACAATTGTGCATTTTCACAATTAAAACATtcattttgtagccctttaaAAGGCCTATCcaatgatgtgtttagatcagtgattgctgCAGTGCCGATAATTCTGAAGGATGCTTTACAAGTTACTAGTCAGAGCATTGAAGGAGAAATGGGCAAGACCCTCAAGATGGTGTATCAACTAACAGGTAAGTCCTAGCTCATATTCCTTTCTGTATCATactccctccccccacacacacctcacactcacacacccacacacatacacacacccacctcacacacacacctcacacaggtGTTCTAATGGAGATCATCGGTTCCCCCCACCCTCCGCCCACTCAACCATCCGTGCTCCTAATGAAACAAGCTCTTATCAACTGTCGACAACGCGAGTCATTCATCAAAGTACTCATGGTAAGCCATACACTGTCTGATGTAGTAATAATGACCTCATTGTCTGTATAGAGGGACATTCTCACGTGTGCTGAGCACTTGGACCAGCTAGAGGAGGAGTTCAGTTCTGGTATGGAGTCTCTCAAGGAGATTGTCCAGTCCAAGACGGCCGTACCAACCTCTCACGTCTATGTGAGTGTACACTCAGTAATTCTTAGATATTGAAGTGCCTGTACTAGTTAGTCTATGAGAGCTATAAGCATGAATATTTGTAGGATCAAACTTTCAATGTACTACACTAATTCCGAACCTGCCTGttaccacccacaccacacaccacacacacaccacacacacacacacagccgctGTTCCTGTCACTGTCTCAGACCTGGATGGGTTTCCAAGATGAGGTGGTTCTGCTCAGTGTCCTCAGTAACCTGCTCACAAGTCTCAACCCATTCATTCAGGTGACCAACCGTACGTATGCGTTTAGTTTCAAAAAATTGATACCGTAATTCAAGTTTTAATGGTCAGATTCTTAACATACTTTAGCATCTCGAAGGTATAGCTTTTGTGATGATAGTGTTGATTACTGTGGCTCTCTGTGTATTACAGAATGTGATTGATTTGACTGAGAGTGCTGCGTTCCAGGCCCTCCTACAAGCTGCCACTGTCCTCACTGACGACCAGCGGAGGGAACAGGTGAGCTCTCCTTGTGTCACACTACTAATCCAGGCGCCGTAATAAGAGCCacgaataataataattatcagtcAAAGAGTAGAGCTATAAAAATAAACGATTGTTGAAAATCGTTGGCACTTGAAATCCAATTTAAAATAGTTTTTCTCTACCACTCCCTACatgtctaccgtatagcggataatttttgtggggaaaaatattcgtggttttcgtggttggaggtctggccacgaatattttacccacaaatgaagcgaccttgcctacctttacctacaatccaagcagcaaccgcaaaaatattacccacgaaatgtctcgctattgctgaaccacgaatattttgtcccccaaaaattacccgctatacggtattgaaTGCTTCAAAGGATGTACTTGTATGTAAAGAAGAAAATAAGTTAGGGCTTTTCCTGGACTTAATTCATGAGCTCTAAGATCCTAGATAAGCTACACAAAGTGGTGGATtttgattcataattataattccaGAACTCTAATAATGTGATAGAcgttcatacatgtagtagctacagaatgcatatTTTGGTTTTCAGTATCaagcacacatacacaccacacacacacaccgcacacacacgcaccgcacacacacgcacacacacacacatacacaccacacacacacgcacacacacacacatacacaccacacacacacaccgcacacacacgcaccacacacacacgcacacacacacacatacacaccacacacacacaccgcacacacacacacacacacacacatacacaccacacacacacaccgcacacacacacacacactgcacacgcacgcaccgcacacacacaccgcacacacacacacacaccgcacacacacaccgcacacacacacaccgcacacacacacacacaccgcacacatacaccacacacacacaccgcacacacacacacacatcgcacacatacaccacacacacacaccacacacacacacatacaccacacacacaccacacacacacacacacactgcacacacacacacaccgcacgcacacaccgcacacacacacaccgcacacacacaccgcacacacacacacacaccgcacacacacgtCACTGTATAGAGCTCCAGTACTGATGCTCGTGTGAATCCAGACAAGCACAGGAAGGCAGAGTTCTTATTCCCGGAAACCACAAAGGACTTTGAGCAGCTTCCCATTGAGTTTAGGGTAAGACCTCTATATAATAGTAGCTCTCTTACAGAGCTattataacacacacacacacacacacccacccacccacacacacacacacacacacacacacacacacacacacacacacacacacacacacacacacactccaggGCTACTGTGGATACATGTTCACAGTCAACGATCGTCTTCTCCTGCCTGCCAATCCTTCTATAGGGCTACTCCATCACAGGGGCAAGTACTACGCTTTCTCTTGCAAGGAGGCCGCCGATATATTTGCAGAAAATCCTGATGAGTAAGCACACAGTTATAGTAGTTTGTCATTACAATATATTGCAAGCTGAAATTCTCGAAAGGAAGCAGAAAGTTAGATAAAGCTACTAGGTGTGATAGTCATCATTACAAGTCAATGTAAATGTAAATGTAAGTGTGCGTGTAGGTTCCTGTCAACAGCAGTGGAGAACAGTAAGAGATCACCAGAGCTCATCCAGCTGCTGGACATGCACACCCACTTTGCCTCAGGGACACCGGGCATGAAGGTACGCACATGTATGCTCACTATCACGTTTATTAGCAATACAAATCTGTTTTGTACTCTCTTGCATGGCTTCTCTTTACTATTGTACAGCATGTGATTGAGAGCATTTTTTATGTTTGTTGACATACACAGCACTTTTCTTTAGTAAAGAGGCTTTGAGGTTTGCAAATTTATTTTACTAGGATTGACGCACCTCTGAGGTTTAAATGCTAAGAGATGGTTTCCCCTAATACATCTTTCACACTGCAGGGTGGACGAGAGCAGTTGATCCATGCTCCAGTTACCAAGTGTGACACAGGCACtcaaacagacacacactttGTGGAGAGCAATATTGTCAAGTCCTACGAGTGGAACGAATGGGAACTGAGGAGAAAGGCCATTAAACTGGTTAGTGGATTTCtgtgataattaattttaggcaATTTAGGCATGACTGGTTATCTACAGTGTTAGTTAGCACAGTATATACAAGTTGTCAATACAGCATCAACTGTTTTCGTTCACTAGGTTGGTTATCTACAGTGTTAGTTagcacagtataattatacaagttgTCAATACAGCATCGGCTGTTTTCGTTCACTAGGTTTTGCCTTTCAGTTTTACCCAAGACAAAACACAAAACAAAGATTCAATCCGAATCACTAAACCAACATAGCACCCCCACAAGCCTGTAATTCTTACTTTATTGTTTCCTTTCCTCTATATACACAGGCTAACTTGCGTCAGAGAATCACTCATTCCGTGCAAACTGACTTGAGCCACTACAAGAGAGACAACACAACACAAGTCTATCTGCCAaagtacgtacagtacatgttcCCACTGTCCCCCATGTAATCAATGGACATTGGTTCTCAGGactaacttgaattccgtggattcaatttcaacaattttctgattttctgaaagcttagaaaagacctttcaaatggtaccattaATGTTCATTTTTGGGAGATGACTGGATTTGCCAATTTTcggccaaataccatggattatatatggtccaaggccgaaaaatgaacAATTCAGTCATCTCCCAAAAATGAACATtaatggtaccatttgaaaggtctctttctaagcttccAGAAAATCATTAAAATTGGATCAATTATACCAActgctgaaagatgttcaactaagCACATGTTTGGGGAAATAAGATGTAATGATGTTAGtagctgctagctagctctgagCTGCTTGAAAGTTAGTGAAAGTTAGTTTATCCTGGGCACATAAGGGAAATCTGTTCCATCAAACATCAAAGTAATAGTGTAATCAAAGCAACCTTACTGTTTTGATAGGTAATTTCAAATGTGTCCTTTGCATCAGGTGTTGACGAAAGCCCTGTTAAAAaaaaccattataattatatagatgatTTTTTATTAGGAAGGTCACTTATCGAGTCTCTTCTGTACAATATTATAACAGTTTTGCTTGATAAGTATTTTGGTCAATTTAATGGCTTTTGTTTCTGTGATTTGCAGGGAAGATGTGACTCAGACTAAACGTGAGGAAAGCAGCAGTGTACCCAAACCATCTACCTACATTGTGGGACTTAGAGGAAAAGACATTGCCCCCCAAACAGTGGACTTGACTCtttctatacacatgcataacaacatcactacatAGCTAGTCATTTTACCAAattgtgtacaataattaccagtctcatgaatatcattatactGCACAACTGTGTGGGCGGGCTGGCTTGCATCCTGTCAGTCAATGTTGCATGAATCTAGAACTTTTAtagtatagctacatgtaaataGTAGTAAACAACATTCTCTAGATCATTAGCTACAATGAAGTATCCTTGGCCTGTGTTTCAAGGTGTGCTTGTTCTGACGATACTCTTCAGTACTGAAGCTGTGAGACAATGCACTGATGTGAGCTCATTCAGTCAAAGTTTTAATGCCAGTGGAGCAGCACAATTCAACAGTACCCGGACCCATGCTCCTGAAGCGATATTCCGTACTACAGACAGAAGCATCTCAGGGGCAAGAATACGTGGCATACAAGACAAAAGAAATGCTGATTTTGTAGTAGGAGGTCTGTTTCCAGTGCACAGTGACAGGAATGGTATCAATTGTGGCCAGCTACGAACACAGGGGGGAGTCGATCGTGTGGAAGCAATGCTCTTTGCATTGGACAGTGTTAATGCTGACCCGTGTCTCTTACCAAATATTACCCTCGGTTACGACATCAGAGACACTTGTTTTGTGGAGCAAATTGGGTTAGATGAAGCTGCTGATTTGATTCTCACAGGAACTCACTCTGGTGTGGAGACTGGGTGCTCTGCAGTAGGGAATCAAGATTTAGCGGAAAACAGTACAAATGAAGCAGTGCCATTCACAATTGGACTAGTTGGAGCAGCCTCCAGCCCAGTGTCCATTTCTATCGCCAGTCTAAGTCGTTTGTTTAATATGCCACAGATAAGCTACAGCTCTACATCGGCTACTCTTAGCAATCGCGAACGGTACACATATTTTTATCGTACCGTGCCTTCAGATGTAATGGAAGGACGAGCAATTATTGACCTGCTGCAGCATTTTGATTGGACGTTCATATCCACTATTTTTTCTCGGAACAGTTACGGACAGTCTGGGATTGATGACCTACACATGTTAGCAACTGAAAACGGAATATGCATTGATATAAATGAAGGAATTGAAGAGAATTTCAATGAAGTACAGTACAGACAACTAGTCGATAAGTTATTGAGGTCAACGGCAAATGTCGTTGTATTCTACGCTACTGAACAGCATGTTCGAGGCCTATTTGATCAACTAGCAAACATTACACAGCCGAGACACTTCACCTGGATAGCTACGAGTGCGTGGGCGCAACTAGCCGCCAGCTCGCAATCGCTCGAATCTTCGATTGTGTCTGGCCTATTTGGAATAATTCCCTCTTTTGAATCTCTACGTTACTTTCAAGACTACTACTCAGGTCTTACTCCTACAAAAAATCCCCGCAATCCTTGGTTTCAAGAATACTTTCAAAGTGTATTCAATTGTTCTGGAAACTGTGAGAATGAAACCAACACGTCACTTTCTGAAACTGAACAGGAATATTCTATACCCTTAGTGATCGATGCTGTCTATACATATGCACATGCCCTCGAGAACTATCTGAATGAAAATTGTGAGTCACCTCTAGTTTGGAATCGTACTGAACAGAGTTGCAATGGTCAAAAATATGATTTGAATGGCTCTAGTAGTTTACTACAGTACATAGCACAAGTGAATTTTACAAGCCCAACTGGGAATAACATTATGTTCAACGAGCAAGGCAGTGTGAACGCTTTGTACCAGATAATAAACTATCAGGCAGCAATAAGAcacaacagtgacggctttaAAACAACAAAGTATCATTTCCAGAGTATTGGATTATGGGACGGCTCAGTAAACAGATCGTTATCACTGAAAATAAACGCAGCAATTCCGGTGCAATATGGAATTAATGCAACAGGAGAGCTCATTTCCGGACCAATTCTTTCCGAGTGCAGCAACTGCGCTCCCGGTCAATACTTGAGGACTGTCGATGATTCATGCTGTGGTCTCTGTGATCAATGTTTGGGCGAACTGTTCTCCAATAGTACAAGGAGTACGGAATGTTTAAACTGTTCAGTGTACGGTGAGATGTGGGGGGATAATCCAACTGTCGGTAGTACAAGCTGTGTGAGCATACCAAACGAGTATTTGCAATTCAGTCATCCGTTTTCTATTATAATTTCGATTGGGTCGGTGGCTGGTTTGATTGTGCTGATAGTTGCTATAGTAGCGTTAGCTATCCACTGGAAATCTCCTGTTGTCATAGCCTCTAGCCGCGAATCAGTTGTACTTGTATTGATTGGAGCTGGAAGTAGCTTTGGATCAAGTTTCATATACCTTTCACCACCATCCATAACTATCTGTACTCTACAACGAATTTTACTCTGGTTCAGTTTCTCTCTTATGTATGGTTCCCTGCTGATCAAAGTGATTAGAATTGCTCGCATATTTGTGTTCCAAAAATCATCACTGAAGaagttggtgtgtgtgcaaaCTCATCATCAAGTAATTTTCTCTCTACTTCTAGTAGCCGGTCAAATGGTTATTGTACTTCTTTCCCTGGTAATTGTAAATCCTCGTGTTTTACGAAAGCTTCAATTGAGCGAAACGAATGCCAACTCCCTCCCCGAAATTGTGGTAACTTGTCAACCAGAGCCACTTTTGGGTCTGCTAGCCTCCGTTTTATACGAGGCTGGTCTAATTCTCATTACTGTAGTAATGGGAACCATTACATTTAAGAGTCCCGCTAACTTCAACGAATCGAAATCAACCTGCGTGTCTGCGTACATTCTACTAATAATTTGGACAATGTTTTTCGTCTCCTACACTTTCACACTCGAGTCTTTACCACAACTTCAAAACGCTTTCATTGCCCTCACAAACACCCTCGGGGCGTACACTATTCTAGGAATTGTTATCGGGCCGAGAATTTTTATAGTTCTCTTCTGGAAGGAAAGAAATTCGAAGCACTTTAGCAGACGAGCAACTGAAGGAGATGTTTGTGCTTCTAGAGATAACATGTCATCTATTTCCGGAGGGATGACACTCGATACGGAGATTAATACAGAGGCTAATGGCCGCCATCACGATCAGATAGCTCCACCATTGTCTAACATCAACGATGTACAAGAAACAGTTGCAAACGTGACAGTCAAAGTGACTAACAATCAAGACATTCCCACTGCAACAACTTAGATACAGAACCacatattattatacctaAGAAACCATAATTTATGTGCATGCTGCCttttatacactgtatataattataatatatatatgtacattgaTTAGCAGTAATCAGATTTTATACATACCATGCAAATTACACTTCGTATGAGCCCACTACATAATGTTTGTTGCAATCATATTCATCGATTATTATTTTAATAACTATtcttcatcatgtgtataatataCTTGTAATGTTATTGAACAGTAAAGTTATTTGCACAAAACTATAATCATCGTCATGTACGGTTAAAATACTAACAAAAAAACAGTGTTAAAAAAATACTGAGATCAGTATGATGATCACTACTGGGAAAAAAGGGCCCAAGAATAGGCTGAGGTAAAGTGCATAGTGGTTTGTAAAGTGTACAAAATAAATAGACAAGGAAAGTGCTCTACTATGAAGAAGTGCTGCCATTTCTTAACATAGGTGCTTGGGATGAAGTCGATTGCATGCTAAATGTTTTATTGTAAGGAGGTTTTTTGTCCTTCGAGAAATCTTCAACTCTGTTTTCTTCCCGTTTGTCTTTGTACTCTTTAAGTGGTGTCCATCCATTGTAACAAATAACGAGCACGAAAACCACACCCAGAATGATGCTTGTTAATACAGCGAGAGACGCAATCACGGCAACTATGATCAGATTAGAACATGTTTCAATATTCCCACCGTTACCGTTTTGAAGTCCGAAAGTTGCTCCGTCAGTTGTAAAGAAAGTGGCCCATGCTCCTGCTTGCATGCTTGTTAGGGCacgaacacacacaagtactgtTTTCGAGTCTTCCAAATCCAAATTAGATAAATTTGAAGTTTTGTACTGTGTCATGGAACTGTCGACGAAAACTCGAATAGCTGATTTGATATTTGGATCAGAACAAACGGTATTGGCAGGCGATGGTGACCAATGTATTTCATACTGAGTTAATTTTCCATTGGGCTCTTCAGGGGGTCCCCAGTTGATTGTCATCTCCATTACACCAGCTAAATTGGTGTTGATTATAGGCTTCAGGCTTCTTGGTTCAGTTGGTACTCCAGATATGGTATTGAATACAAAGGGAACACCATACACACCGGTAGTGTTAGTTGTTAGCTCTGTCACTCTTATAGCTACAGCGTATTGCGATTCTGCACAGAGATTGGTGAACACATACGAGCGAGCTCTGATATCTGAGAAGACATTGTTCTCTTGAATGTTGGGGCAGGAGCTCGTGATTTGGAGGGTATAAGATACAGAACCTTCGACTTCATTGGGAGGCAGAGTCCATTGGATAGCGGCTGAACAGCAGTCCACGTTTGTCGGGGTTATGGTCTCAGGGGGAGACGGGGTGGTCTGCAAAGAGAGAGGAAATAACATTGGTAAAGTTTAAATCAAATGTCAATttctattgtacatgtatgctttgCCTAAAGCAATCTATACAACATTCCAATGTACAACAGGACATACCATACGAAGTACTTGCTAATGTACATTCTATTGTGTATTGTGCGCACTGCACTCACTGTTTCTGTATTGAAGCTGATGACATCACAGTATTCTCCACATTGATTCCCATTGCAGAACCTCAGCATAAACTCATAAGAAGCATCTCTTTCCACAGTTACATAAACAATATTGGGACTATCAATCGTAAAATCCTGAGAGTCGCTCGTAGGCATGCCAGTAGAACTGACTACAGTGTACTCAACCTGCAGTCCAGTCAGTGTGAAGGGGTAGGTCACAGTGAAGCTTATTGATGCATTACTACCCGTGTTTCCAGTAAAGAAGCATCTAGGTTTAGTAGGAACTATAGCCGGTCGAACAATACTCACACGAGGAGAGAACTCGCTGCTGGCCACAGAATTGACAGCTTGTACCATAGCAGCACACCACGTGGTACCAGGAGCAGAAGACGTATTGAAAGTGAAAGATGTAGCGGGTGCAGTAATATTTCCTGTGAAGTCCATGTCATTGCAACGAAGACGTGCAAGATAGCTTGTAACCGATGGATCGGGCGCCATCCAGCTGAATATCACATCATTATTAGATACAACGAGCATTGGATCTGTGGGCGGGCCAGGTGGTAAGGAGAGTGTAGGCCGTGATAGGCTCATTGCACCGCCCACTGCACCACTCGGGGCCGTTGCAGATACAGTCACAGTGTACACAATCGAAGGTTGAAGTCCGGTAATACTAAACACAGTTTTTTGATTCACAATTCCACTGCCATCATTAGGACTCCATGCTACATTATACACTAGTCCAGGCCTTTCGTAGTTACTTGGCTCCTCCCATGTGACATACAGTGTCGATGAACTAACTGCTTTAATAGCGAGACTTTGTACAGTTAGAGGAGTGGTGTCAGTTGTTTGGCCGCACACCTCAGTACCAAAGCCGAGAGTGGTGTCAGTACACGAAGCTCCTCCTACGTGGCGTGCCTGTATAGTAGCACAGCAGGTGGTGAGAGGAGGGAGACTAGTGACCGTGTGGCTAGTGGTAGTGGTAGTAGTGTTGGTAGTGGGGCCAGTGTTTTGACTATTGGTAGGAATGTAGCAGTCCACAACCACCTGTAATAAAGAGAGAGTTGTGCTAGTAAcactacatgactgtatataccagCCACATACACTATAGTATTACTGGTACAGCCGAAACTTTAAAGCTTAGTACATACGTACACATAATTTATggcatgtattattatagtgtactTGAGACATACGTAGAATGTTGGTAATGCCCACCTGATATTGGAGGTTGTTAGGGTCTCCATTTGGTAGCTGGGGAGCATCCCAATTGAACGTCAGCATACTGGGGGACGAGGAGGAGAAGGAGTGGTTGTCCACTGAACCTGGGGGCTCACACAACGTCCTCACAACCAGAGCAGTGGATGGTGGACCCTCACCTGAGCAAGTAGAGACACATGCAAGTATCACCATCAGAGAGGGGAACACGTATCCTTTATAATCATAATAGTTAGTTTCTACTGGGAGAAGGAGGTGACTAATAGGGAGCATAAAAATTATGTATTTAGTACCACAAAAGCTTTTTCGTTTTGACGTAGAATCAAATTATGacctctcaaagatagctacacTAGCCCATCTCAAAGGTAATGCTCCAAAGGCTAACTGACCTGCTCCAGTGCATGCCTCCACAGTGAAGCTGTACTCTGTGTAAGGGATTAGACCATCCACTGTATAGGTTGTGCTTGTCTGGAAGACACATGATCTCTCCTGCAGTGGACAGTTAGTTGGTACAGTAATTTAACTTGTTGCATGATCACTATACAAAGCTTCACTTCAAAATGTAAACAAGGGCAGGTCAACTTTGTGCCGCTATCTCTAAGAATTCTCCACTCCCCCATGCATTATACAACGTACCACCGATCCATTGACATTGATGGCATAGCCGCTGATAACTCCATTGGTCTCAGTTGGCGGAGACCATGACAACATGACTGAGTCACTGGTAATAAGTGTAGCCATTAGTCCGCTAATTACACCAGggacagcctcgagtaacaAGATG
The Halichondria panicea chromosome 11, odHalPani1.1, whole genome shotgun sequence DNA segment above includes these coding regions:
- the LOC135344289 gene encoding metabotropic glutamate receptor 2-like, encoding MKYPWPVFQGVLVLTILFSTEAVRQCTDVSSFSQSFNASGAAQFNSTRTHAPEAIFRTTDRSISGARIRGIQDKRNADFVVGGLFPVHSDRNGINCGQLRTQGGVDRVEAMLFALDSVNADPCLLPNITLGYDIRDTCFVEQIGLDEAADLILTGTHSGVETGCSAVGNQDLAENSTNEAVPFTIGLVGAASSPVSISIASLSRLFNMPQISYSSTSATLSNRERYTYFYRTVPSDVMEGRAIIDLLQHFDWTFISTIFSRNSYGQSGIDDLHMLATENGICIDINEGIEENFNEVQYRQLVDKLLRSTANVVVFYATEQHVRGLFDQLANITQPRHFTWIATSAWAQLAASSQSLESSIVSGLFGIIPSFESLRYFQDYYSGLTPTKNPRNPWFQEYFQSVFNCSGNCENETNTSLSETEQEYSIPLVIDAVYTYAHALENYLNENCESPLVWNRTEQSCNGQKYDLNGSSSLLQYIAQVNFTSPTGNNIMFNEQGSVNALYQIINYQAAIRHNSDGFKTTKYHFQSIGLWDGSVNRSLSLKINAAIPVQYGINATGELISGPILSECSNCAPGQYLRTVDDSCCGLCDQCLGELFSNSTRSTECLNCSVYGEMWGDNPTVGSTSCVSIPNEYLQFSHPFSIIISIGSVAGLIVLIVAIVALAIHWKSPVVIASSRESVVLVLIGAGSSFGSSFIYLSPPSITICTLQRILLWFSFSLMYGSLLIKVIRIARIFVFQKSSLKKLVCVQTHHQVIFSLLLVAGQMVIVLLSLVIVNPRVLRKLQLSETNANSLPEIVVTCQPEPLLGLLASVLYEAGLILITVVMGTITFKSPANFNESKSTCVSAYILLIIWTMFFVSYTFTLESLPQLQNAFIALTNTLGAYTILGIVIGPRIFIVLFWKERNSKHFSRRATEGDVCASRDNMSSISGGMTLDTEINTEANGRHHDQIAPPLSNINDVQETVANVTVKVTNNQDIPTATT